From a region of the Armatimonas rosea genome:
- a CDS encoding helix-turn-helix domain-containing protein, translating to MPGRSPRARALLHPIRVRIVTALQDRQLTPRQLSVFLDDVPLTTLYRHINLLLEAGLLEVVAERRVHGTVERVFTVVEAATYLNDEDRASLTAEDITGLVGALTGAVQEVFHRYVRHAPLPPPEGDVSFLVRSLTLSEERYLALRQYLLELMRAESCEAPQAGEPRRMIAFFSAPDFEPEKKNSDES from the coding sequence ATGCCTGGACGCTCTCCTCGTGCTCGTGCCTTGCTCCATCCGATTCGTGTGCGGATTGTCACCGCGCTCCAGGACCGGCAGCTCACCCCGCGCCAGCTCTCTGTCTTTCTAGACGATGTTCCGCTGACGACACTCTACCGGCATATCAACCTGCTCCTCGAGGCGGGGCTCCTGGAGGTGGTCGCGGAGCGTCGTGTGCACGGGACGGTCGAGCGGGTCTTTACCGTGGTCGAGGCCGCGACCTACCTAAACGACGAGGACCGTGCCTCACTGACCGCCGAGGACATCACGGGCCTCGTCGGGGCCCTGACAGGAGCGGTTCAAGAGGTCTTTCACCGCTATGTCCGCCACGCCCCTCTGCCCCCGCCCGAGGGAGATGTCTCCTTTCTGGTGCGCTCCCTGACGCTCTCGGAGGAACGCTACCTGGCCCTCCGCCAGTATCTTCTTGAGCTGATGCGCGCCGAGTCGTGCGAAGCGCCGCAAGCGGGTGAGCCGCGCCGGATGATCGCCTTCTTCTCTGCGCCGGACTTCGAGCCGGAGAAAAAAAATAGCGACGAGTCGTAA
- a CDS encoding S41 family peptidase, translating into MKISQKELDPRTRQQVFEAVWNRVNVSHFDPTFGGVNWPAMKKKYAPLVAKAKNNAELYTLLNQLIGELKQSHFSILPPEAYTMGDAVGKDERGEGSSGLTLGLIAGAPTVFAVAADSAAQQAGVLPGAQLEAIDGKPLTTLLARLTPEQLKSGFLPRALLNRAVGGNEGQKRVLALREPDGSTREVAVVLGAGPKKRDNVLPGFPPYPAELESKRLDGDIGYVRFSLFTALLMDDLRKAIKEHASAAGLILDLRGNPGGLAPVTYAIAGMLSQKPGTLGTMKQRTVTVQFPILPQAPRYAGPVAVLTDELSASCSEILAGGLQELKRAVVIGRKTPGMVLPSAIDKLPGGVRFQYAFADFKTPRGVLLEGKGVTPDIPVVLTPQSLRSLGDPDIAAARTYFQTQLEKK; encoded by the coding sequence ATGAAAATATCACAAAAAGAACTTGATCCACGAACCCGCCAGCAGGTCTTTGAGGCTGTCTGGAACCGGGTGAATGTCTCCCACTTCGACCCGACCTTTGGCGGTGTCAACTGGCCGGCGATGAAGAAAAAGTACGCCCCCTTGGTCGCCAAGGCCAAGAACAATGCGGAGCTGTACACGCTTCTCAACCAGCTGATCGGGGAGCTCAAGCAGAGCCACTTCTCGATCCTGCCTCCCGAGGCCTACACCATGGGAGATGCTGTCGGCAAGGACGAGCGCGGGGAGGGGAGCAGTGGCCTGACCCTGGGCCTGATCGCCGGAGCCCCGACCGTGTTCGCGGTCGCCGCCGACTCCGCCGCGCAGCAAGCCGGGGTGCTTCCCGGAGCCCAGCTCGAGGCAATCGATGGCAAGCCGCTCACCACGCTCCTGGCACGCCTGACACCCGAGCAGCTCAAGTCAGGCTTCCTGCCACGCGCCCTCCTCAACCGCGCCGTGGGTGGCAATGAAGGCCAGAAGCGAGTGCTCGCCCTCCGGGAGCCCGATGGCAGCACGCGCGAGGTTGCCGTTGTCCTCGGGGCCGGGCCGAAGAAGCGGGACAATGTCCTCCCGGGCTTCCCGCCCTATCCTGCGGAGCTAGAGAGCAAGCGCCTCGACGGCGATATCGGCTACGTCCGCTTCTCGCTCTTTACCGCGCTGCTCATGGACGATCTCCGAAAGGCGATCAAAGAACACGCTAGCGCCGCAGGGCTGATCCTCGATCTCCGGGGCAATCCCGGTGGACTGGCACCGGTCACCTACGCCATCGCGGGGATGCTGAGCCAAAAGCCGGGGACCCTGGGGACGATGAAGCAACGGACTGTCACGGTCCAGTTTCCCATCCTGCCGCAGGCACCGCGCTACGCCGGCCCGGTAGCTGTCCTCACCGATGAGCTCTCGGCATCGTGCTCCGAGATCCTGGCGGGAGGGCTGCAAGAGCTCAAGCGCGCCGTGGTGATCGGCCGCAAGACCCCCGGGATGGTGCTTCCCTCCGCGATCGATAAGCTCCCCGGTGGGGTCCGCTTCCAGTACGCCTTCGCAGACTTCAAGACCCCCCGCGGTGTCCTCCTGGAGGGCAAGGGAGTCACCCCCGATATTCCGGTCGTCCTGACCCCACAGTCGCTACGCTCACTAGGCGATCCCGATATCGCCGCGGCACGGACCTACTTTCAAACACAATTGGAGAAGAAATAG
- a CDS encoding ATP-binding cassette domain-containing protein — translation MIHVENLSKTFTDKKRGQVLAVQGVSLDARPGEIFGVLGPNGAGKTTLLRMLATILTPTSGTATIGGYDIVQEPEKVRAQLGYLTGSAGLYERLTGREVLRYFGALYGMAPEKVEARIGELTRELDMGEFLDGRCDRLSTGQKQRVSIARSVLHDPPVVFFDEPTSGLDLMAARTVVRYIRRCKEQGKCVIFSTHIMSEVEALCDRIAIIYDGKVAAVGTLAELRARTNAEFFETVFLRIIGVEED, via the coding sequence ATGATCCATGTTGAAAACCTAAGCAAGACCTTCACCGACAAGAAGCGCGGGCAGGTGCTGGCGGTCCAGGGAGTCTCGCTGGACGCGCGGCCGGGGGAGATCTTTGGGGTGCTGGGGCCCAATGGCGCGGGGAAGACTACCCTTCTGCGCATGCTGGCCACCATCCTCACTCCAACCTCCGGGACCGCGACCATCGGGGGCTACGATATTGTCCAGGAGCCGGAGAAGGTCCGAGCACAGCTGGGCTACCTCACCGGCTCCGCAGGGCTCTACGAGCGCCTGACCGGTCGGGAGGTGCTGCGCTACTTCGGGGCACTCTACGGCATGGCCCCCGAGAAGGTCGAGGCGCGGATCGGGGAGCTGACCCGCGAGCTGGACATGGGCGAGTTTCTGGATGGTCGCTGCGACCGCCTCTCCACAGGCCAGAAGCAGCGGGTCTCGATCGCCCGCTCCGTCCTCCACGACCCCCCTGTGGTCTTCTTCGACGAGCCCACCAGCGGCCTGGATCTCATGGCGGCGCGGACCGTCGTGCGCTACATCCGCCGCTGCAAAGAGCAGGGAAAGTGCGTCATCTTCTCCACCCACATCATGAGCGAGGTCGAGGCCCTCTGTGACCGGATCGCGATTATCTACGATGGGAAGGTGGCGGCGGTCGGCACGCTCGCTGAGCTACGAGCGCGGACCAATGCGGAGTTTTTTGAGACGGTGTTCCTGCGGATTATCGGGGTGGAGGAGGACTAG
- a CDS encoding ABC transporter permease: MWQIIFKKEFKEIFSDSRTRFNVIASPLLITPLVLALIGTMAQKQAKDSRNESIKVGVVGMEKAPHLMDELKGANKIILEPVATVEAAEENIRKRTQKAALILPDDADERLDNGDSLSVPVVQDAGNEASEQAAKRVKELLTERGDLLAARRLQDAGLSKQLVKPFLVGDKKISGSGGSGMQLLATFLPYILALSAIMGGMMAATDSVAGEKERGTLETLLVAPLSRRDIALGKFCTVTATALVSSLLSIVGLFWPFYIKLPMFDWMTRDGLSLGPSAFAAILLVQLPLAVLGAGVLLALSTMARNQKEMQTMMGPIILAASVGAMLSMLVRADAELYWAVVPITNAGLVLKQALQGMLNPTFVGLACAMSVVYAAVAVAFAASLFKREEVLARF, from the coding sequence ATGTGGCAGATTATCTTTAAGAAGGAGTTCAAGGAGATCTTCTCCGACTCCCGGACACGCTTCAATGTGATTGCAAGCCCGCTGCTCATCACGCCCCTTGTCCTGGCACTGATCGGGACCATGGCGCAGAAGCAGGCCAAGGACAGCCGCAACGAGAGCATCAAGGTGGGGGTGGTGGGGATGGAAAAGGCTCCGCACCTCATGGACGAGCTCAAGGGGGCCAATAAGATCATCCTGGAGCCGGTCGCCACGGTCGAGGCAGCGGAGGAGAACATCCGCAAGCGAACCCAGAAGGCCGCGCTGATCCTCCCTGACGATGCCGATGAGCGGCTCGACAACGGCGACTCGCTCTCGGTTCCCGTGGTACAGGATGCGGGCAACGAGGCATCGGAGCAGGCAGCCAAGCGCGTGAAAGAGCTCCTCACCGAGCGCGGCGATCTGCTGGCGGCGCGGCGCCTCCAAGACGCGGGCCTCTCCAAGCAGCTGGTCAAGCCCTTCCTGGTGGGCGACAAGAAGATCAGTGGCAGCGGCGGCAGTGGTATGCAGCTCCTGGCGACCTTCTTACCCTACATCCTGGCCCTCTCCGCGATCATGGGAGGCATGATGGCCGCCACCGACTCCGTCGCGGGGGAGAAAGAGCGCGGGACCCTAGAGACCCTGCTGGTCGCCCCGCTCTCCCGGCGCGATATCGCCCTGGGCAAGTTCTGCACGGTCACCGCGACGGCCCTGGTGAGTAGCCTGCTCTCGATCGTGGGGCTCTTCTGGCCGTTCTACATCAAGCTCCCCATGTTCGACTGGATGACCCGTGATGGCCTCAGCCTGGGACCGTCGGCCTTTGCGGCGATCCTCTTGGTGCAGCTCCCTCTGGCCGTGCTGGGCGCGGGCGTGCTCCTGGCGCTCTCGACCATGGCACGCAACCAGAAAGAGATGCAGACCATGATGGGCCCAATCATCCTGGCGGCCAGCGTGGGGGCGATGCTCTCGATGCTGGTTCGTGCCGATGCCGAGCTCTACTGGGCGGTGGTTCCCATCACCAACGCGGGGCTGGTGCTCAAGCAGGCGCTCCAGGGAATGCTCAACCCGACCTTTGTGGGCCTCGCCTGTGCCATGTCCGTGGTCTATGCCGCGGTCGCGGTCGCCTTTGCCGCGAGCCTCTTCAAGCGCGAGGAGGTCCTGGCACGGTTCTGA
- the msrA gene encoding peptide-methionine (S)-S-oxide reductase MsrA → MAEETIVVAGGCFWCVEAVYSQLKGILRAESGYCGGRVPDPTYEQVCTGETGHAEAVKITYDPKIITAEDILKIFFTIHNPTTLNQQGPDHGTQYRSAVFFKNPAEKALAQKVIAYFSTENKIWGRQRIVTSLEPLTIFYRAEEYHQNYFDKFSKASTFEKMKMNGGYCQYIIAPKVAKARKEFAAKFKN, encoded by the coding sequence ATGGCAGAAGAGACAATTGTGGTGGCAGGGGGCTGTTTCTGGTGTGTAGAGGCAGTCTACTCCCAGCTAAAGGGCATTCTACGAGCGGAGTCGGGCTACTGCGGAGGGCGTGTCCCCGACCCGACCTACGAGCAGGTCTGCACCGGAGAGACGGGCCACGCGGAGGCGGTGAAGATCACCTACGATCCCAAGATCATCACGGCGGAGGACATCCTCAAGATCTTCTTCACGATCCACAACCCCACGACCCTCAACCAGCAGGGGCCGGATCATGGCACGCAGTACCGCTCCGCGGTCTTCTTCAAGAACCCGGCGGAGAAGGCACTGGCCCAGAAAGTGATCGCTTACTTCTCCACGGAGAACAAGATCTGGGGGCGCCAGCGGATTGTCACGAGCCTGGAGCCGCTGACGATCTTCTACCGCGCGGAGGAGTACCACCAGAACTACTTTGATAAGTTCAGCAAGGCCAGTACGTTTGAGAAGATGAAGATGAACGGTGGTTACTGCCAGTACATCATCGCTCCCAAGGTGGCGAAGGCACGCAAAGAGTTCGCGGCAAAGTTCAAAAACTAG
- a CDS encoding Clp1/GlmU family protein — MAERVLILGASDRGKTYTIHQLAREAARTHKVALIDTDTGQSELGPPGTVSWAWVQAEGPQRGGTRFVGALSPAAAALELVVAVLEVVRQAEAAGANLLFIDTPGYVSGPGARRFLAALVQALAPSRILVLERDSELGSLPAMLAALSGAELTPLPVAEAVVRKSPSVRATRRLTRLARVLEGATEHELALEGLTTLGATLGTGTPIAPHLARWAGSALHLSAVYGEVAESTLSLFVAGPLRPGWESLVGPVLDHFQLGRVRALSLTALEGTCLGLHEETGRFLGIGRFLGIDPETLRLRLSTTASVERLALLAFGRFRLAADGQMLGELKPGEV, encoded by the coding sequence ATGGCAGAGCGCGTGCTGATCCTCGGGGCGAGTGACCGGGGGAAGACCTATACCATCCACCAGCTGGCACGCGAGGCGGCCCGGACCCACAAAGTCGCCCTGATCGACACCGACACGGGCCAGTCGGAGCTAGGGCCGCCGGGAACCGTGAGCTGGGCGTGGGTGCAGGCCGAGGGGCCACAGCGCGGAGGGACGCGCTTTGTCGGGGCGCTGAGTCCGGCAGCAGCGGCGCTGGAGCTGGTGGTGGCCGTGCTAGAGGTTGTCCGGCAGGCAGAGGCGGCGGGGGCGAACCTGCTCTTTATCGATACCCCCGGCTATGTCAGCGGACCGGGGGCGCGTCGCTTTCTGGCCGCGCTTGTGCAGGCGCTCGCCCCGAGTCGTATTCTCGTGCTGGAGCGCGACAGTGAGCTTGGCAGCCTCCCGGCGATGCTGGCCGCGCTGAGTGGGGCGGAGCTGACCCCCCTGCCGGTCGCGGAGGCTGTGGTGCGCAAGTCGCCCAGTGTCCGGGCTACCCGGCGCCTCACGCGGCTCGCACGGGTGCTGGAGGGCGCGACCGAGCACGAGCTAGCCCTGGAAGGATTGACAACGCTCGGGGCGACTCTGGGAACGGGGACCCCGATCGCGCCGCACCTAGCGCGCTGGGCCGGGAGTGCCCTGCACCTGAGTGCGGTCTACGGCGAGGTCGCCGAGTCCACGCTCTCCCTCTTTGTCGCCGGCCCGCTCCGGCCCGGCTGGGAGTCGCTGGTGGGGCCGGTGCTGGACCACTTTCAGCTCGGGCGGGTGCGGGCACTCTCACTCACGGCGCTGGAGGGGACCTGCCTGGGCCTCCATGAGGAGACCGGGCGCTTTCTGGGGATCGGGCGCTTTCTGGGGATCGACCCGGAGACCCTGCGCCTGCGCCTCTCTACGACCGCCTCGGTGGAGCGCCTGGCCCTGCTTGCCTTTGGACGCTTCCGCCTCGCCGCCGACGGGCAGATGCTGGGCGAGCTCAAGCCCGGCGAGGTCTGA
- a CDS encoding MOSC domain-containing protein, with product MSRVVAVSSSPRHTFHKDNLPQIQLLAGLGVEGDAHCGATVKHRSRVAQNPDQPNLRQVHLIPSELFDELMSAGFTVAPGELGENITTCGVELLSLPVGARLAIGESAVVELTGLRNPCAQIDRFQKGLLAAVLGRDDQGQLVRKAGVMGIVLTGGTVRPGDAIHVTLPPEPHQPLERV from the coding sequence GTGAGCCGGGTCGTGGCGGTCAGCAGTAGCCCCCGCCACACGTTTCATAAAGACAACCTCCCCCAGATTCAGCTCCTCGCTGGGCTGGGGGTAGAGGGCGATGCCCACTGCGGCGCGACCGTCAAGCACCGCTCCCGTGTCGCGCAGAACCCCGACCAGCCCAACCTGCGCCAGGTACACCTGATCCCTTCGGAGCTCTTCGACGAGCTTATGAGCGCGGGCTTCACGGTCGCACCAGGGGAGCTGGGCGAGAATATCACCACCTGTGGCGTCGAGTTGCTCAGCCTGCCCGTCGGGGCGCGGCTTGCGATTGGGGAGTCCGCGGTCGTTGAGCTGACGGGCCTCCGAAACCCCTGCGCCCAGATCGACCGCTTCCAGAAAGGCTTACTGGCAGCGGTCTTGGGCCGCGACGACCAAGGCCAGCTGGTTCGTAAGGCCGGCGTGATGGGGATTGTTTTGACAGGTGGGACGGTGCGCCCCGGCGACGCCATCCACGTGACGCTCCCTCCCGAGCCGCACCAACCCCTGGAGCGTGTCTAG
- a CDS encoding aspartyl/asparaginyl beta-hydroxylase domain-containing protein codes for MNFMGVGIGLLAFLGLGVYDLGRNKRVDAAGIKRYFTGNGLFTWLLSPVNTLLDILSLPYINKGIYKLEDLPPSHQAEIKRLIDAAHKENLVEKMAEKIKDNPRTMFFFKWYGQDVKNDIDVPSFHENYKYIKTIGVSVFNKKQSTSKHFGPMRATLRVLYNVNDMKDKTAYIEVGDCFHYWQDEKLFIFDDTLQHQSFNDSDNVRYCLFVDIMRPCLLPGLLSVFVSILCLLLKGVNNVFYKNWKVVKP; via the coding sequence ATGAATTTTATGGGTGTAGGCATCGGCCTACTGGCATTTCTCGGTCTCGGCGTCTACGATCTCGGGCGCAACAAGCGGGTGGACGCGGCGGGGATCAAGCGCTACTTCACCGGCAATGGGCTCTTTACCTGGCTTCTCTCGCCCGTCAACACGCTCCTCGATATCCTCTCGCTTCCCTATATCAACAAGGGAATCTACAAGCTGGAGGACCTTCCCCCGTCCCACCAGGCCGAGATCAAGCGCCTGATCGATGCGGCACACAAAGAGAACCTGGTCGAGAAGATGGCCGAGAAGATCAAGGACAACCCGCGGACGATGTTCTTCTTCAAGTGGTATGGCCAGGATGTCAAGAACGATATCGATGTGCCGTCGTTCCATGAGAACTACAAGTACATCAAGACCATCGGTGTCTCGGTGTTTAACAAGAAGCAGTCCACCTCCAAGCACTTTGGCCCGATGCGCGCCACGCTGAGAGTTCTCTACAATGTCAATGACATGAAGGACAAGACTGCCTATATCGAGGTGGGAGACTGCTTCCACTACTGGCAGGACGAGAAGCTCTTTATCTTCGACGATACTCTCCAACACCAGTCCTTCAACGACTCCGACAATGTCCGCTACTGCCTCTTTGTCGATATCATGCGCCCCTGCCTCCTGCCGGGCCTACTCTCGGTGTTTGTGAGTATCCTGTGTTTGCTCCTCAAGGGCGTCAACAATGTCTTCTACAAGAACTGGAAAGTGGTCAAGCCGTGA